The genomic stretch AAGAGTATAAAACACCTCATGCTTTTCCAAAAAGGGCGCTAACTCAAAGCGTAGCAGCCCTTTCTTCGTGCAAAACCAGAACGTCCTGCCCTACCAAGCCCGCTCATCAATAATCTGCCCCTGTGTAGAAACAACTATCTGTCGCACCGAAACCTCAGCTCCAGCATCGGTATAGGCTTTTTTGACGATCTGGAGCATAGCTGAGCAGCACGGAACTTCCATAATCAAGAGAGTAACGGAGTTCAGCTTGCGGGTTCTGAATAACTCGGCAAAGCGCTCCACATACATCTGCTGGTCGTCAAACTTGGGGCAGCCCATCATTACGACCCTGCCCTGAATGAAATCCTGTTGCAGGCCTGCGTAGGAAACCGCTGTGCAATCGGCAGCGATCAGTAAATCGCAATTCTCCAAGAACGGTGCTGTGGGAGGAATCAGACGAATCTGCACCGGCCAGTGGGAAAGTTG from Candidatus Electrothrix communis encodes the following:
- a CDS encoding 4Fe-4S ferredoxin, which gives rise to MKRKIIEINEELCTGCGECVPDCAEGSLQIIDGKAKLVADKLCDGLGACLGSCPTGALQIIERDADAFDEEAVEEFLAEQKKKQGGGGCPSAQLKTLQPINPCQAANEATSQAGSALSQLSHWPVQIRLIPPTAPFLENCDLLIAADCTAVSYAGLQQDFIQGRVVMMGCPKFDDQQMYVERFAELFRTRKLNSVTLLIMEVPCCSAMLQIVKKAYTDAGAEVSVRQIVVSTQGQIIDERAW